The DNA window TTGGCGATGAAACACAAGCCCCTCAAATCACATCGTCAGGGCAGCCTTTCTTTTCACCTTTCACTTGAGTTGTATTCCGGCGTCATTACCACCAACTCCCTTGAGTTGTTCCCCCAATGATCAGAGCTGATCATTAGTCCTCTGTAAGTGCATACACGACGGCGGTTCTGCTTGGGGTGTACACCGAGAATGAACATGGTCTGTTGTCATGCGGCCAGTCCTGCAAAAATCAATAATTCAGGGGGTAATTTAGATTGACAATGAAATAAGACAAGCGCACAATGAGCGATAGCACTTGAGTGCAGACTTACAGCAGTGAAGTACTCAGCATCATGATCAAGCCGACTGAATCCACCAAAGAGGCCATCGTCTGAGTCCAACACAATCTGATAATAAATAGCAGCAATCAGTAACCAAAACAAGGTTTGTGGAAAAGTTCATAGTATTTGAATGAGTTCAATAATGAAGAAGATTGGTATGATCAGTTAATTTACAAGAGAATATTAAGAATGTCCTATCAACTACACCGTCCAGAACAATAGATTGTATCCATGTTGAAATGAAAACTTGTAAATGCCCCACCAGccagtggcggatctagaaaaaaTTTAGAGCCCAGGCAAACTTAACTATAGCTAGTATTTGCTATACAAATTAATATTTCCTTCATTTTTTAGTTGCATAGAATTGTAATGGATTATCCGCCGACGAGCCCTAGTGACTTCCTGGGGTCACCAGGCGGTAGATCTGCCACTGCCACCAGTGATGATAGGGTACATAATAATTGAACCATGCAAAAGGAAGTGCATACCTTGTACTTTCCAGGCTTTAAACAACCGACGCGATAGTCAAAATAGCTATTACTCCAGTGGAAGTTGAACACGAATACCAAATCTCCTCTCTCGAAGATGATCACCTTATCCTCCTCGTGTTTGCGCGATATATACTGGTGCTCAGATGTCATGAACTGCAGCAACGTTCTCCGTTTAATCAGTTAAATATCTCCAGTACAAAAAGGATGGCTAGAGCTGGGACAGGTAACAACATGCAATAACCCAAAACAACAATTTTGGATGGTGAAACACAATTTCAGATCATACTTCCCAGATTCCTCCAATTATATGAAATTTGAAATCTCTACTCCCTAAGTTAGTGAAGTGATGGTGTGATCTATGCAGACAAGTGGGTGTCATTTGCTgggattttttaaaagaataattGCATTGTGTACACGTGTATGTAGGTGGCCAGTTCATATGATATATTTAGCTTTAGATATGGATAATTTTTGCATCTTTTGAATTATACTTCAGAGTATATTGAAACAAACGGCTCAGCACATGGGAACTGTGCTAGTTATACTATAATTCCCTGTTGTCTGTTgaaacataaaatttttgacaaGGTAGAAATCTAACTAAAACTTATTATGcaataaagataaaaaaagtGGCATACTCCATATTTTTCCTCAAGATGCTGCATGGCCTGATCAAACTCTTGCATACCATGATATCTAAGATAATCTGCATCTCCCTGACCAATGAAGGATAAAATTATTAGTTTATCACTTTATTGATAAATGACGGCAACTTGCATTAGTCTAAAGCTTTCACCAACAGTAAAGCAGCTGTGATCTTTACCCAACGACATTGTATGTACTAAGCATATATATGATCAAATCTGGATCATAGAAGAGGATAAAATAGTGCAGGTAAAACTTACAAGGTCAAATCTACGACGGCATTTATCAAAACTGTAGTTGTTTCCTGGGAGGACCGAGCCATTTGGAAGACTTTGCGGGCCTCTTGGGAAATCTATCCATTCTGCAAAGTAAAATAGAAGCAATCATTATATCCTCTGTATATGCAATAGATTACATGAGATGCAAAGGTCATGGCTAAAACCACTTCAAATAAAAATAGTACAAAATGCAAGAAGATATAAATACTAACCAGGATGCCCAAACTCATTTCCCATGAAATTAAGATAGCCTTCGCCTCCTAAGCCCATGGTGACAAGCCTAATCATTTTATGTAATGCTATCCCACGATCAATGCGAGGTGTTGAAGGTCTGTCTAGAGCCATAAAATCATACATATCCTGCATGAAAGGAAGTTGAGATATCCCTGTCACACTGTTTGATCAACAAATTACAGCACAGTAGTGAACTTTGGTATGTTCCAAGTCTCAACAATCCCAAAAGAGAATTGCATAGTACCCAAAAGAAATAAATGTTATAATGAAATGCAACATAAGACTAGGAGTGTATCCCATCTTGATCTTGGCAAGGTTAGGACTTTGAGAAAATTTCCTAGAGCACTTAACCCAAAAGGAGCCCAAATAAATAGTAAAAAAGAGACTAATCCTTGGGAGTTGGGACACTGTAACTCTTCTAGCACATGGTTTTCATTGCAGAAAGTAGCATATGTTTACACATGAAAAGACTCAGAAATTCAATGAAATAGTTCATTAGTCAGAAAAATTTTATTCTTGCTAAATATTTGCTTGAGAAAACACATACGGTCGATTGTGAACCTACAAATGATTACCTAAGGAATGAACAAATGGGTAAATACAGAGAACTCATTAAATTGGTCAAACTTAAGGTTTCAAGCTCTAATGTAAGTTAGCAAATTACCACACATTAAATTTTTTTCAGCAATATTTCGTGTCAAATAGACGTTGGGTGCTAGTGAAGCAATAAATCATTGTACCAACAGAAGACAACCAATATGATGAAACAAAGTCAATTATTCAATTCTTTTTAGGTACGAAATTAACAGGTAGTACCTTATCCATCAACCAGAATGCAATAGTCTTGTCACCAACTAGTGCTTGGTCATGACTTTCTGCATAAGTAACACACTTCTCTGACCACCTTCTATTCGTTAGGGTGTGCACGATATCACCCATTTTCCAATATTCGTCACTTTGCCTGCATTAAAGAAAGTTGGAATTTCATGACAACATATTTGGAAGTTGGAACCTACCCAGAACATACATTAATACTAGCTCTCAGTAactcataaaaaatatgattaaaaaGTGTAAAAGCAGCTCTTCAAAGGGCATAGCAGCAGTACCAAGATGGAGCACTAGACCACTAACATGGCACTATAAAAAGGAGAGCATAACTCAATGATATCCAGTAAGTTAGTTGAATGTCTCAATTTTCAGATGTACAATCACCGAAGTTCCAGTACTTACTTGAGGAGTTCGATCCATTTGTCCGGTACAGCCATATGCAAACGATAGTCAAAACCAACACCACCATCTTGAACAGGAATACAAAATGTGGGCATCCCGCTGACCTGAACAGAAAGCAGGGATGTAAGTTCAACCATGTTGCTCTCACAAATAGTTTATAgcataattaaatatatatttggtatCATATGCTAGCCCCATTTTGCATTGTGCAActtaaataaatcaaattacatTTTCTCATTTAATGAAGAATAGAAAAGAATGCTGTTGAGAAACTATAACCATCAAGGAACATGCCTGTTAGTTCTTCCAATGCCCTTAAACTTTATCAATTGgggacaaatatattatattttatatctGGTTGGGAATAGATACTAACCGCTTTCACCCAACTAAAACTAATTAATTGGTTTGTGTGAAGTATCAATATGACAGAAAAGCAGATACCATAAGCACTTACATCTTCACCAATGGCTACAGCCTCAGGATAAAGCCCATGAATTAGATCATTCACCAGCATCAAGTAAACTACTGCATCAACATCAGTAGCAAATCCAAAATATTCGCCATAGTTGCCAGTAAATGCCACCTATAACAAAACTTgacaattttagaaaaaacagtAGCAATTCCCATCAGGGGCAAACAATACTAGAATGAAATCCAAGTATCAGCAGCAGGAGTCATAATAAATCCATTCAAACATAGCAATGGTTTCTGCAAAAGGACATTAAGGCATGCCCAAAACAGAAATGGCAGCACTCTGAAATGCAATTTACCAGAAACACTTGATAACTTACCTGTAAACCATGATGAGTATACATCATGGATGTCACCCCATCAAATCGAAACCCATCAAACTTGTATTCTTCAAGCCACCACCTTGCATTCGACAGTAAATATCTTAAAACCTGCAAGAGGACATAATGTATGCATTGGTAAGGACAGAGTAACGGCAATAGTGAACCAATCTATGGTGACAATAGTCAACTGTTACATACTTCCCAACTCCCATAGTTGAACAGGCGAGAATCCCACATCCAGTGATGACCCCGTGGTCCACCATGGAAGTAATGTGTATCAGTACCATCAAAACCATTCAAACCATCCAGGGTATTGTTTGATGCATGACTGCAGGATAcaaccaaaaagaaagaaagaaatggtaAAACTATCCAACTGAAAAGGATCAACTAAATCAAGTGGATGgaaaataagtaaaaaaaattatctggtCTATAAACACATGAATAAAGGGGTTAAGTCCAAGTACAATAGGTTCCGAACTCTTCAGTCAAGATATTGACATGTATATACATGGAACTCTTTATGGAATAAACAGTGTCATGGGTGGACGCCAGTAATCTAAAATACTAGATTTACACAGACAAACAAATCAACATTTCACTAATTACCTGTGAACAATATCCATAAGTACAAGCAAACCAAGCTCGTGAGCTTTATCAATCAGAGATTTCAAGTCTTCTGGGGTTCCGAAACGGCTACTTGGCGCAAAGAAGTTAGTAACATGATACCTGTAAAAAGAATATAACAAAGATCAAACCAGGTCAGAAACAGAAAGAATAGTTGCACTATTGGTGTCCACACAAAGAAATTTGTTCAGAAATTTCTGCATGTTCAGAACACTAAAATTTAAGAACTCTAAATGGATCTTGTGAGTACCCAAAGCTTGCGTAATAAGAGTGCTCCTGGATTGCCATTATCTGTACAGCATTGTACCCAAGCTTTTTAATTCTTGGTAGCACCTCATCCCTAAAATTAGCATATGTGTTTATCTTCGGTTCCTGTACAACAGACAATACCGAGTAATTATATTATGCATTATTGGGTACTCACACTACAGAACACAAACTTCACAGCTTGTTAGTACAAATCATCT is part of the Oryza glaberrima chromosome 4, OglaRS2, whole genome shotgun sequence genome and encodes:
- the LOC127770397 gene encoding 1,4-alpha-glucan-branching enzyme 2, chloroplastic/amyloplastic-like; this encodes MASFAVSGTRLGVVRAGGGGGGGGGPAARSGGVDLPSVLFRRKDSFSRGVVSCAGAPGKVLVPGGGSDDLLSSAEPDVETQEQPEESQIPDDNKVKPFEEEEEIPAVAEASIKVVAEDKLESSEVIQDIEENVTEGVIKDADEPTVEDKPRVIPPPGDGQKIYQIDPMLEGFRNHLDYRYSEYKRMRAAIDQHEGGLDAFSRGYEKLGFTRSAEGITYREWAPGAQSAALVGDFNNWNPNADTMTRNEYGVWEISLPNNADGSPAIPHGSRVKIRMDTPSGVKDSIPAWIKFAVQAPGEIPYNGIYYDPPEEEKYVFQHPQPKRPNSLRIYESHIGMSSPEPKINTYANFRDEVLPRIKKLGYNAVQIMAIQEHSYYASFGYHVTNFFAPSSRFGTPEDLKSLIDKAHELGLLVLMDIVHSHASNNTLDGLNGFDGTDTHYFHGGPRGHHWMWDSRLFNYGSWEVLRYLLSNARWWLEEYKFDGFRFDGVTSMMYTHHGLQVAFTGNYGEYFGFATDVDAVVYLMLVNDLIHGLYPEAVAIGEDVSGMPTFCIPVQDGGVGFDYRLHMAVPDKWIELLKQSDEYWKMGDIVHTLTNRRWSEKCVTYAESHDQALVGDKTIAFWLMDKDMYDFMALDRPSTPRIDRGIALHKMIRLVTMGLGGEGYLNFMGNEFGHPEWIDFPRGPQSLPNGSVLPGNNYSFDKCRRRFDLGDADYLRYHGMQEFDQAMQHLEEKYGFMTSEHQYISRKHEEDKVIIFERGDLVFVFNFHWSNSYFDYRVGCLKPGKYKIVLDSDDGLFGGFSRLDHDAEYFTADWPHDNRPCSFSVYTPSRTAVVYALTED